The Sneathiella limimaris region TTCAGGACCGACGGCGATACTTTCCACGTTATTAACGGTGGATGGGCAACCCCAGGCTCCAACATTCGCTGGGAATGGAGGCTTCAGCCGTGGTTGACCTTTATTTCCTTCCAGGCTTTCAATCAAAGCAGTTTCTTCACCGCAAATGTAAGCCCCTGCTCCGCGGTGAACATAGATATCGAAGTCATATCCGCTGCCGCAGGCATTCTTACCGATCAGGCCATCTGCATAAGCTTCCTGAATGGCCTCATTCAAGTGAATAGCCTCATTCACGAATTCACCGCGGATATAGATGTAAGCCGCAACTGCTCGCATGGCGAAGCCAGCAATCAAACATCCTTCCAACAACCGATGCGGATCAAAACGCATGATTTCCCGGTCCTTACAAGTTCCGGGTTCTGACTCGTCCGCATTCACAATTAGGTAGTTTGGACGACCATCTGACTCTTTTGGCATGAAGGACCATTTCAGGCCAGTTGGGAAGCCAGCACCGCCACGTCCGCGAAGCCCACTGCCCTTAATCTGCTCGACAATCTCATCCTGGCCCATTTCCATGAGCTTTTTGGTATTGTCCCAGACACCCCGTTTTTTGGCACCAGCAAGACGCCAGTCATGCTGTCCATAAAGGTTGGTAAAGATACGGTCTTTATCCTGAAGCATCAGGCGTCACCTCCCTTTTCAAGCAACGTGGTCTGTCCGCCTTCTGGAGCGGAGTTCAGACGATCAATCTGTGGCCCATGCGCAGGAACATCATCCCTGGCAAGCTTATCCAGCAACGCTTCAAAGTTGTCAGCATTCAGATCTTCATAAAAATCGTCATTCACCTGAACAACAGGCGCATTAACGCAAGCCCCTAGGCATTCAACTTCCAGCAATGTGAACTTGCCATCTTCGGAAGTCTCACCGTTATGAATACCAAGCTTGTTTTCACAGACCTTTACAAGGTCGTCACAGCCCCGAAGCCAGCATGGTGTGGTTCTGCAAAGCTGCAGAAAATATTTTCCAACCGGTTTCAGGTTATACATCGTGTAGAAGGTTGCGACTTCCAGCACCCGCATGTACGGAACGTCCAGGAATTTACCAACATACTCCAAAGCTTCTTTGGACAGCCAGTTTTCGTTCTGACGCTGAGCAAGATCCAAAAGAGGCATGACAGCACTTTGCTGGCGACCCTCAGGATACTTCGCGACGAAGACCTTCGCTTTTTCAATATTTTCAGGCGTAAACTCGAACGCTTTGCCTGTTGCGATAACCTGGCTCATCGGTCAACCTCACCGAACACGATATCCAAACTTCCCAAAATTGCTGACGCATCAGCAAGCATGTGACCTCTCGTTAAGAAGTCCATCCCTTGCAGATGCACATACCCTGGCGCCCGAATTTTGCACCGGTAAGGTTTGCTGCTTCCGTCGGAAACAAGATAGACGCCAAACTCTCCTTTTGGAGCTTCAATGGCGACATAAGTTTCCCCTTCTGGGATGCGGACACCTTCTGTGTAATGTTTAAAGTGATTAATCAGAGCTTCCATGGATGTTTTCATGTCAGCCCGGCGTGGTGGAGCTACTTTTGGATCCTCAGACAGAACCGGACCTTCCGGCATTTTGTCGAGGCATTGCTCCATAATATGCAAGGATTGGCGCATTTCTTCCATGCGCATCAAATAACGATCGTAACAGTCACCGTTTAAGCCAACTGGAATATCAAAATCCAGTTCCCCATAAACGTCATAAGGCTGTGACTTTCTGAGATCCCAGGCCAAACCGGTCGAGCGAAGCATCACGCCAGAGAAGCCCCAAGCCATAGCTTCTTCCTGATTAACGACCCCGATATCAACGTTCCGCTGCTTGAAAATTCGGTTTTCAGTCAACAAGGTTGAAATATCGTCGAGAACTTTTGGAAATTCTTTGATGAATTTACGAATGTCATCAGCAAGACCCGCAGGCAGGTCCTGATGCACACCGCCAACACGATAGTAAGCGGCATGCATACGCGCACCGCAAACCCGCTCATAAAATTCCATCAAGGTTTCACGCTCAACAAAGCCCCAAAGCATTGGAGTTGTCGCACCAACATCCATGGCCTGCGCGCAAACGTTCATCAAATGGTTCATCAGGCGAGAAATTTCCGCATAGAGAACCCGAATGAACTGCGCGCGGCGCGGAACTTCACAATTCAACAACCGTTCTGCGGCAAGAACAAAAGCATGCTCCTGAGCCATTGGCGCAGAATAATCCAGACGATCAAAATAGGGCATCGCCTGCATGTAAGTTTTATTCTCGATGAGCTTTTCTGTACCCCGATGCAGAAGGCCAATATGCGGATCAACCCGCTCAACCAACTCACCATCCAACTCCAGTACCATCCGAAGCACGCCATGCGCAGCAGGATGCTGAGGTCCAAAGTTCAGGGTATAGTTCTTAATTTCGACTTCAGCCATCAGCCCTGCTCCGTCGCTTTTTCGTCACCAGGCAGAACATAATCTGTTCCTTCCCAAGGGCTCTGGAAATCAAATTTCCGGAACTCCTGAACAAGCTTCACTGGCTCGTAAACTACACGTTTTTCATCTTCGCTATAACGAACCTCAACGTAACCCGTCAATGGGAAGTCTTTACGAAGCGGATGCCCATCAAACCCGTAATCGGTAAGAAGTCTGCGTAGATCGGGATGACCACTAAACATGATGCCGTACATATCCCAGGCTTCCCGCTCAAACCAGTTTGCTGTCGGGAAAACCCCAACAACACTTGGAACAGGTGTTCGCGCGTCCGTTTGAACCTTAACTGTCACCCGTTGATTCAATTTCAGGCTAAGGAGATTGTAAACAACATCAAACCGCTGCGCCCGTTCAGGATAATCGACACCACAAACATCACAGAGGATCTGAAATTTACAGGAGGAATCATCCCGCAAGAAAGTCAGGATCTTGATGATGGCATCAGCTCGCGCTTCCACAAAGAGTTCACCGTGTGCAACGGAGGTTCTAATCACTTCAGCGGACAGCTCACCCTCAATATGGGCTCCCAGTTCTTTTAAAGCGTTTTCCATGTATCTTCCGATCGCCGTTCTTTATCTGACAAAAGTTCCGGTTCGACGAATCTTCTTCTGCAATTGGAAGATACCGTAAACCAAAGCCTCTGCAGTTGGTGGGCAGCCAGGAACATAGATATCAACCGGAACAATCCGATCGCATCCCCGAACTACTGAGTAAGAATAGTGGTAATAACCGCCACCGTTCGCGCAAGATCCCATTGAGATCACATAGCGTGGCTCGGCCATTTGGTCATAAACCTTGCGAAGGGCTGGGGCCATCTTATTGGTCAGCGTACCCGCAACAATCATCACATCGGACTGACGAGGGCTACCCCGGGGAACAACACCAAGGCGTTCCATATCGTAGCGAGGCTGCCAGGCGTGCATCATTTCAACAGCACAGCATGCCAAGCCAAATGTCATCGGCC contains the following coding sequences:
- the nuoF gene encoding NADH-quinone oxidoreductase subunit NuoF, whose amino-acid sequence is MLQDKDRIFTNLYGQHDWRLAGAKKRGVWDNTKKLMEMGQDEIVEQIKGSGLRGRGGAGFPTGLKWSFMPKESDGRPNYLIVNADESEPGTCKDREIMRFDPHRLLEGCLIAGFAMRAVAAYIYIRGEFVNEAIHLNEAIQEAYADGLIGKNACGSGYDFDIYVHRGAGAYICGEETALIESLEGNKGQPRLKPPFPANVGAWGCPSTVNNVESIAVGPEILRRGADWFAGLGRPNNTGTKLFCISGHVNNPCNVEEEMGIPLKELIEKHAGGVRGGWDNLLAIIPGGSSVPLLPKSICDTVLMDFDSLKEVQSGLGTAAVIVMDKSTDVIAAIERLSHFYKHESCGQCTPCREGTGWMWRVMQRLVSGDAELEEIDMLINVSKRIEGHTICALGDAAAWPIQGLVRHFRPVIEDRIKNRKAVKAA
- a CDS encoding NADH-quinone oxidoreductase subunit C — its product is MENALKELGAHIEGELSAEVIRTSVAHGELFVEARADAIIKILTFLRDDSSCKFQILCDVCGVDYPERAQRFDVVYNLLSLKLNQRVTVKVQTDARTPVPSVVGVFPTANWFEREAWDMYGIMFSGHPDLRRLLTDYGFDGHPLRKDFPLTGYVEVRYSEDEKRVVYEPVKLVQEFRKFDFQSPWEGTDYVLPGDEKATEQG
- the nuoE gene encoding NADH-quinone oxidoreductase subunit NuoE yields the protein MSQVIATGKAFEFTPENIEKAKVFVAKYPEGRQQSAVMPLLDLAQRQNENWLSKEALEYVGKFLDVPYMRVLEVATFYTMYNLKPVGKYFLQLCRTTPCWLRGCDDLVKVCENKLGIHNGETSEDGKFTLLEVECLGACVNAPVVQVNDDFYEDLNADNFEALLDKLARDDVPAHGPQIDRLNSAPEGGQTTLLEKGGDA
- a CDS encoding NADH-quinone oxidoreductase subunit D; protein product: MAEVEIKNYTLNFGPQHPAAHGVLRMVLELDGELVERVDPHIGLLHRGTEKLIENKTYMQAMPYFDRLDYSAPMAQEHAFVLAAERLLNCEVPRRAQFIRVLYAEISRLMNHLMNVCAQAMDVGATTPMLWGFVERETLMEFYERVCGARMHAAYYRVGGVHQDLPAGLADDIRKFIKEFPKVLDDISTLLTENRIFKQRNVDIGVVNQEEAMAWGFSGVMLRSTGLAWDLRKSQPYDVYGELDFDIPVGLNGDCYDRYLMRMEEMRQSLHIMEQCLDKMPEGPVLSEDPKVAPPRRADMKTSMEALINHFKHYTEGVRIPEGETYVAIEAPKGEFGVYLVSDGSSKPYRCKIRAPGYVHLQGMDFLTRGHMLADASAILGSLDIVFGEVDR
- a CDS encoding NuoB/complex I 20 kDa subunit family protein, producing MGVTSTQQTPASGAIGTEQDEFFRGISSELDDKGFVVTQVDKLVNWARTGSIWPMTFGLACCAVEMMHAWQPRYDMERLGVVPRGSPRQSDVMIVAGTLTNKMAPALRKVYDQMAEPRYVISMGSCANGGGYYHYSYSVVRGCDRIVPVDIYVPGCPPTAEALVYGIFQLQKKIRRTGTFVR